The DNA region tacctgtccgccatgtatagtgcagggtctgtcactctctacctgtcctccatgcgtagtgcagggtctgtcattcTTTCCtgacctccatgtgtagtgcacggtctgtcactctctacctgtcctccatgtgtagtgcagggtctgtcaccctctacctgtcctccatgtatagtgcaggatctgtcactctctacctgtcctccatgtatagtgcggggtctgtcactctctacctgtcctccatgcgtagtgcagggtctgtcattcTTTCCtgacctccatgtgtagtgcacggtctgtcactctctacctgtcctccatgtgtagtgcagggtctgtcaccctctacctgtcctccatgtatagtgcaggatctgtcactctctacctgtcctccatgtgtattgtggggtctgtcactctctacctgtcctccatgtatagtgcggggtctgtcactctctacctgtcctccatgtgtagtgcatgtggagcgcccccagacgcagggccgcagggtactctgtaccgggcctctctgtctcggtcttggagttgtcacggtggctagacccggtccgtgaccctgctaaggggcgtccattgaaaggtgtgatgatggagtgcggtgcaaggtgcgatgaataacgaggacacagggttgcagtctctttacctctttactgaaggcttcgggatccacaatccagagcactgctaacagggctggctgagaccggccggtccgatggcacatccaaagttccctttgcaggtggaaatcagtgcctaccttctagcgcctgggtgttgtagtacttccctgctgagcaccacgggatagtcctcacaactgttgtgtctgtttctgatgctcTTTCTCTCTCCGCCCCCCAGataatttggctaggacgcacccgtatgacgggttagGCCTGGagatattctgggaccctagagacgcccctctcccacaattgcctccgttgtctgcttaggtgatttaggtgagacagccaacctagagttaactgtcctgccgctgtttgaagtaatgcttggagcccaatacttcctcggcgttccggccaccggctacgctcctcagtaggatgttgccacggtcttagggcacaactcctactggttctatcctcctttgtgctgcgatctcgtttctcacttctccaaaataaacctcacttcgtgtcctttcttaggatgccgccgcaacgggtgcaggcgcggctccataacgatctgtccttttcgctaggccactgtcaggatcccacccctaacagagacccccctgaatcttcccaggaactccctctctcacaggatgttgcctgggcaaaacccagtcagcttctctctaacttcctatccaacccccagttttaccaaagtgtgaggagtggcctaatacatagaaccctttgctccctctggtggccagactgtgaagtgtaacgtgtgactgtgatacctggtcaggtgaactcctttagtgccatcagacgtaacatcactccccttagtggcagagcgacatcactgcaacaaccaggactctggggcgctgcacatggtttgtcactctctacctgtcctccatgtatagtgcgaggtctgtcactctctacctgtcctccatgtatagtgcgaggtctgtcactctctacctgtcctccatgtatagtgcggggtctgtcactctctacctgtcctccatgtgtattgtggggtctgtcactctctacctgtcctccatgtatagtgcggggtctgtcattctctacctgtcctccatgtatatTGGGGTCTGTcattctctacctgtcctccatgtatattggggtctgtcactctctacctgtcctccatgtgtagtgcagggtctgtcactctctacctgtcctccatgtgtagtgcagggtctgtcactctctacctgtcctccatataTAGTACGGGGTCTGTCTTTCTTtcctgtcctccatgtatagtgcggggtctgtcactctctacctgtcctccatgtgtagtgcggggtctgtcactctctacctgtcctccatgtgtagtgcggggtctgtcactctccacctgtcctccatgtgtagtgcggggtctgtcactctctacctgtcctccatgtgtagtgcagggtctgtcactctccacctgtcctccatgtatagtgcggggtctgtcactctctacctgtcctccatgtatatTGGGGTCTGTTATTCTTTCCTGTCCTCCATgtctagtgtggggtctgtcactctctgtctgtcactctctacctgtcctccatgtatatTGCGGGGTCTGTCATTCTTtcctgtcctccatgtatagtgcgGGGTCCGTCACTGTCTTCTCTCATTAATGGCAGTGTTTTCTGTGCAGTTATTAAGTATTACAGTCTTTCAGCCTCcgtaatatcataactaaacatttaCTTCTTAGAAAATTACCAGTAAAACAAACAGCAAAGTTTTGCTCATCTTTACACAGAGGATTAGGGAATCATTTTCTTGGTCAAGCGTAAAATGGGCAAAACAAGAGAGAAGCCTCCTGGCATTCAGCTCTCCACGAGGACACAGATGTTGGCGCCGGTGCTCACCATGTGGGAGATGTTTCTCACCTGAAGAAATATTTCCAAGTAAACACTACTAGTTTAAATTTCTTAAGGGAGAAGATGTCAGATCTATAAATCTCAGTATCTTCCTGCATGGAATCATTTATGAGGATGGGACACAACCCGAACCGGGTGGAAATCTTACAATTGGGAATGGTTTCTTCTGGATAATTTCTTACTTTGTAAAGAAAATCCCAAAATACTGAAGACATTTCAAAATTAGCGACTCTTGAATTATACATTTTTGCCATTGGTTTcaagacccaatttttttatttttttttaaattcatgctGACACATGAGCAAGACTAgttcttctgttgtgaattagacttttttggctccctcttgtggtcactagtgatatgactctgggattgtctttcctcagtttggcacccacctgggtcgttagtccaggggtgttgctatataaacttcctgaattctcagtctggtgcctggcatcgttgtaatcagttcctttctgtttgctcctgtctgctggtcctggatcttgcaaaatttagctaagtcctgcttcttggttttttggttatttgcattgctcttatttttttgtccagcttgtactaaatgtgattcctgatttttgctggaagctctagggggctggtattctccccccgggccgttagacggttcgggggttcttgaatatccagcgtggaaattttgatagggtttttgctgaccgtataagtcatcttactatattctgctattagtcagtgggcctctctttgctaaatatctagttcattcttacgtttgtcttttcttcttacctcaccgttattatttgttgggggcttgtatccaacttttggggtcttttctctggaggcaagaaaggtctatcttttcccttctagggttagttagttctccggctggcgcgagacgtctagaaccaacgtaggcacgttccccggctgctgctatttgtggtgctaggattagatatacggtcagcccagttaccactgccctatgagctggttttttgtgtttgcagacttggtattcacttttgagaccctctgccattggggtcataacattcttCTATGGTAAGTCAGTGACTGCAACATCTCATCTATTGTAGGAGTTGTTGGCTTTTGTTTATAGCTCTAACCAACACTTACCTTGGTGAATCGTGGTCTTGGACACAGTTGGAGGTCGGGCTCTGGGCGGCCGGTCATCTTCTTCCATCAAACCCTCCCAACCATGTTTATATGGTGGCTGTACACTGGGAGCAATCATGGGGAACAcaaaagggtcttccccaaactgttcccacaaagctaaaGCTACAATTGTcctcaatgtcttgtgctgaagattaagatttcccttcactggaattaAGGGGCCTAGGCTGACCCCCAATAacaagcccatagcattatccttcATCATCTATActaggggcacaatgcagtcagggggtaacgtcctcctggagtcaccaaacccagactcctccatcagacgcagatagagaagtgcgatccgtcactgcacagatcacgtctcctccagagtccagtggtagcGGCTTCACACCATTCCATCCGATGCTCGGCCTTGTCTATAGCTGTATGGgaaaattttgggcaaaaaaagCAGGAACTTCACTTATAAAACAATATTGTATAATGTCAAATTAGTTAAAAACCATTTTGCCGGCTCATGAAGACGTCTCTGATGGGTTTCTGGCATATTAtactgcccttagtcatagagATATTGTATGTGATATGTCAGAAACTATTCAAAATAATGATCCACCAATCAGAAAGCAGTGATGCATAAAATATAACAAATCATATACATATATACCATTAATATCGAGCATCGTAGCATTTATAAACTCATTGCATTCTGTTGTTTTCTATTCATTCTAATGCTTCAGTCCATTTCCACTATAAACTCCTTCTTCTGTTGATCTCCGTCATCTCCGGACAGGAAGCCTTCTCAATCCCATAACTTGGTTGACTCTTTACATTCCCTCTATgtgcaggagcttctcacaaaaatagaatatcatccaaaactgaatttatttcagttcttcaatacaaaaagtgaatctcatatattctatagagtcattacacacacagtgatctatttcaactgtttatttctgttaatgttgatgattatggcttacagccaatgaaaacccaacagtcattatctcagtaaattagaataattaacagaaaacacctgcaatggcttcctaaACATTTAGAAAGGTCCTTCAGTCTgtttcagagtgtacattaatgagaaatgagaacaaaataattttttttttaaatttaccaaatggcttcagtgaaacaaagagtgaaaaatttaaagaggtctgaatactttccgtacccactgtacgttGCGATATTCTTTTCTGTAATTTCCTAGTTGTGCGTCTGATGTAGAATAAATGACACATCGTACATTCCAGGCAATAAATGATACGGTCAGAATCACAACTGATGATTGTTCTTATAACATATTCCCTACCATCCGGCATGGTGGTAGATTTCTTTTTTTACGGAGAGGACAAATTCTGCATTTTTTACCTCAACTGAAAAAACCTTTTTGCGATTTCCAGGTGCGTTTCTCGCATTTTGGAGAACAAATTAGGAGATACTGTATCTCCCTAAGAATTACCCTTTTTTGCCACTTTAATAAAATCTATTAGATACAGAAACTGTAGTGGAATAAATCTAAAGTTCGCAGCTGTATATTCAAAAACGGTTGCTCAATTTTTATTGATTGAATTGGGAGGTGATTCAGTCTCTTGGAAATACAGTGTTACACGTAGACAGCTACAACCAGCGCCACACAATTATAGCCATGCCATATGgtggattctggagagcagggttagggttaaccctaaccctaaccttaagcgTATTTGCTCTGAATAAcatgttggtttttttttaaattagagtattaaaataaaaaatgggtaAAATAATAAGTACTCTAAGAACAAAGGTataaataatagtgatgagcgaacatgctgggataagatgtgatcatgctcgggtgctaactgagtgttttcggcgtgctcgaataatatgtctgagtccccgcagctgcatgtctcagggctgttcaacagccgcaacacatgcggggatttcctaacaaacagacaaCCCCTACATGAAGACCCTCGGTTAGCTCCCGAGCGTGATaataccttatcccagcacgctcgctcatcactaataattaactCTTTAAAAACAGATTTGGATAAAGAACAAAACCATTCACTTAAAGACCCCAAAGGCTTTAAAAATTTGAATCAAATAATAATAAATACCTACTTTCTGTGCTCCATACAGTTGTCAGTAAATGGATCTAAAATAATCCTACATGAATGTCTCCCTATGTTATATCAAGGCACCTCATTAAACTAAATCTTAAATAACGGGGACAGAATAATGGCAAGAAAAGGTAATTATTTGGGAGATAACCGAGAAACAAGAAACCGAGAAATGCAACTGGCAAATAAAAGGCAAAAGATGCAGTATTTGtcctttcataaaaaaaaaaaaatttatcgcCTTGTTGGTTGGTAAGAAATATGAGATCAGGACATCCAAAACTAAGAATCATTATACAGTGCTGAGTtcggcattttttatttttttgatttttatAGCTTACTTTTGCTTAACGCATTGTATTTTTTCATGACTCCATTTTGGGCACACTTTGTTTATTCATAAACTAGCTTTTTATTTTTAGGAGACGGTAAAAAAACCGTCAAAATTTGtctattttattttcatttgtttTTAAAACTTTTAGCCCCACAAAAATCTGTTTCATGAGAAAAGTTTTTTCTGTTAATTTCTTGAGAGGACAATATATACCCTATAACATGTTGTGTCGGAAAATTCATTAACAATTGCCTTTACAAGCTATAATTTGGGTTGGTACAATGGTTTTGGTTGAGTAGGCAATAACCTATGGTGCCACCTCCCCTTCAACTAATAATGGCGCGTAATAttatttaaaaaattgcaaattatttattttaaattcAAGGCTGGAGCTTTTACATTTTTGGGGCTTGATGGTGGAGTCATTTGATGGTTAGGTGTGTTTAGGGGCATAATCTAAGAACAAGTGCAGATATAAGGTAAAAATTCTGGTAACTAGGAGTCGGACACCATAATTCATTGTCGCCGGCCCATCTTCTAACAATATGACGAATGTTTGATTGACCAACTAATAATCTATTAAACCAAACTGCCCGAATGACTCTATTCCAGGAGGACTTCTTCAAGGAACATATTAGGTCTGGAAACTCTTCTTATTCCAGTAGTAGTTGGACCTTTGTGAGGATGTCCGTGATTCCACCAGCTGTGTTCTGCTTTGGTGTCTTCCTCTACCTTATGGCTGTCATGTTGAAGATCTACTTTACCACACCCAACATTCGGGACAGCGCTCGTTACATCTTGTTTGCCCACATGCTTATCAATGACACTTTGTATCTCCTGGTGGGCTTCCTCTTACTTTTGGCCACAGTGTTTGCTATAACTTTCTTAGTTCCCGTCTGCTACGTCTTGATCACACTCGGATCGTCTACATTCAGAACGACCCTGTACATCTTGATGGCCATGGCCCTGGAACGTTACATATCTGTTTGCTTCCCACTACGACATGTTGAACTGTGTACGGGACCACGGTGTAAAACCACCGCCATTGTGATCTGGGTGGTAGGACTGGTCCCCTGCGCTGCAGATTTCATTTCACTCATGACATCAGTGCGCATGGATTTTTTTGCCTCTTATATTAAATGTAACGTGAATTTATTGGAAATTACTGAAATGCAAAAGTCTCTTTGGTCCATCACACTCATCCTTAGCCTGGCTTTGGGAGTGTTGATAATTCTTTATACTTATGTCAACATCATGGTGGTGGCCTTAAAGATCAGCTCAGAGAAGTCTTCTGCTTTCAAGGCATCTCGAACTGTTGCCCTTCACGCGTTTCAGCTCCTTCTATATTTTGCTTCTTGGTCTCCACCTTACACAGAGATGAAACATGATGCGCATTACATGCGGTTTATTCATTTCTTTGCTCTTACCTGCCTTCCCAGATTTATCAGTCCTGTAATTTATGGACTTAGAGATGAAGTTCTCCGTAAATGTATCTGGAACGCTTTAGGATACAGACGTCATTGAGTGTAAATGTGACAGCTGTTTATGTTATTAAACTATAGAAtatgagtggtgtatgtatataacgGTTGCCAACTGTCCTCCTTACATTTACGGACAGTTCATGAAAACCTGGTGGTTTTCTTTGCCGTACATAGTGTCCGATAGAAAAAAGTACCGTTTGTGAATTTTCCCCCACTCCTGAAGTTTGTGCCGCGCTTGCACTAAAAAGGTTGCCATGCGCAGTACAAACAGGACATAACCCATCCTCTGCAGTCAACGCTCAGTGTCCTTGGCTGGCAGCaagagcggagagtgcggctctGCCCTAGAGAGGAAGCCTGGAAATGCTGAGCGCTAGTGGAGCTGAAGGACCTGACATGATGGCGGGCAGGAGGAGTTAGAGGGTGCAGGAAGCTTTGGTGGTTTCCCTGGGAGAAGAAGGCACCAACATATCAGTGAAGGAGCAGGAGAAGACGAAGAGCGCTGCACTGGTGGTCAGTAATGAGCGGCTACAGAGATGAGTGAGCTGGTGTGAAAGACGGGTGCATGGGAGGCAAAGACTGTGTAATAAAGGGGTTTATAGGGGGGCACAGACTGTGCAATAAAGGGGTGAACAGTGGGCTCCGAATGTGTAATGGGGCACAGATATCTCTCTATATGtatcactgcacagtaccacttctcctgttctgtaatgCAATTCTATTGATCTCTTCTAGCTCTTATTCTGGCCATTTTGGAGGGTGATTTTTAGGGGGTGTGGTATTTAGGGGGTGGCCTTTAGGGGCATGTGGTATGTAGGGGGTGGTCTTTTGGGGTGGTCTTTAGGGGGTGTTGTATTTAGTGGGTGGTCTTTAGGGTTGTGATATTTAGGGGTAGTCTTTAGGTGACATATCAAAGGTCCGTAAACATTTTAGGCCGTTCGTTAATTTGTGTCCAGTtgtccaaaattttttttgggaggATCGCAACCCTGATGTGTATCTTGGCTAATTCGGTTTTGCAGGGGAAATTGTGGTTTTGTAGCAAACTGACCCTTTATCTTAACCTGAAGAGCAAGTTGTTGATGGAACTCAGTCTGACCCCTACACCAGGTAAGGAAGCATTTTCACCTTCCTGGAGGTTATTGGAGGTTTCTAAGGTACCTGGGACtattgcctgttatgaccccaatggcgagggtctcagaggaacgtggaagtctgcagaatacaaaaatccagctcatagggcagtggtaactgggttgaccatatatctactcctaacgccaacactagaagtagccggggatcattcctacgttgattctagatgacacgcgccagccggagaatctagctacccctagtagaggaaaacaaagacctttcttgcctccagagaaggggaccccaaagctggatagaagccccccacaaataatgacggttaggtaagaggaaatgacaaacacagaaatgaaccaggtttagcacagagaggcccgcttactgatagcagaataaagaaaggtaacttatatggtcaacaaaaaccctatcaaaatccacactggaaattcaagaacccccgaaccgtctaacggtccggggggagaacaccagccccccagagcttccagcaaaggtcaggatatagatttggaacaagctggacaaaaatacaaaaccaaaacaaatagcaaaaagcaaaaggcagacttagctgatataactggaaccaggatcagtagacaagagcacagcagactagctctgataactacgatgccaggcatagaactgaaggtccagggagcttatatagcaacacccctaactaacgacccaggtgcggataaaaggaatgacagaaaaaccagagtcaaaaaactagtaaccactagagggagcaaaaagcaaattcacaacagtaccccccccccttagtgaggggtcaccgaaccctcaccacgaccaccagggcgatcaggatgagcggcatgaaaggcacgaactaaatcggccgcatgaacatcagaggcgaccacccaggaattatcctcctgaccatagcccttccacttgaccaggtactgaagcctccgcctggagaggcgagaatccaagatcttctccaccacgtactccaactcgccctcaaccaacaccggagcaggaggctcagcagaaggaactacaggcacaatgtaccgccgcaacaaggacctatgaaatacattgtgaatagcaaacgacacaggaagatccagacgaaaagatacaggattaaggatttccaatatcttgtaaggcccaataaaacgaggtttaaatttgggagaggagaccttcataggaacaaagcgggaagaaagccacaccaaatccccaacgcgtagtcggggacccacaccgcggcggcggttggcaaagcgctgagccttctcctgtgacaacttcaagttgtccaccacatgattccagatctgctgcaacctatccaccacagaatccaccccaggacagtcagaaggctccacatgacccgaagaaaagcgaggatggaaaccagagttgcagaaaaaaggcgaaaccaaggtggcggaactagcccgattattaagggcaaactcagccaacggcaagaatgtcacccaatcgtcctgatcagcagagacaaaacacctcaaataagcctccaaagtctgattggttcgctccgtctgtccattagtctgaggatggaaagcagacgaaaacgacaaatcaatgcccatcctactacaaaaggatcgccagaacctggaaacgaactgggatcctctgtctgacacaatattctcagggatgccgtgcaaacgaaccacgttctggaaaaacacaggaaccagatcggaagaggaaggcagcttaggcaaaggaaccaaatggaccatcttggagaagcgatcacatatcacccagataacggacatgccctgagatagcggaagatcagaaatgaaatccatggagatatgtgtccaaggtctcttcgggacaggcaagggcaagagcaaaccgctggcacgagaacagcaaggcttagctcgagcacaagtcccacaggactgcacaaatgaccgcacatcccttgacaaggaaggccaccaaaaggacctggccaccagatctctggtgccaaaaattcccgggtgacctgccaacaccgaggaatgaacctcggaaatgactctgctggtccacttatccgggacaaacagtctgtcaggtggacaagactcaggcctatcagcctgaaatctctgcaacacacgtcgcagatccggagaaatagctgacaagataactccatctttaagaataccaacaggatcagcgactccaggagcatcaggcacaaagctcctagaaagagcatcggccttcacattctttgaacctggtaaatacgagacaacaaaatcaaagcgggagaaaaacaatgaccagcgggcctgtctcggattaaggcgtttagcagactcgagatacatcagatttttgtgatcagtcaagaccaccacacgatgcttagcaccctcgagccaatgacgccactcctcaaatgcccatttcatggccaacaactcccgattgcccacatcataatttcgctcggcaggcgaaaatttcctagagaaaaaggcacaaggcttcataacagagcaaccagggcctctctgcgacaaaacggcccctgccccaatctccgaagcatccacctcaacctgaaagggaagtgagacgtcaggctggcacaaaacaggcgccgaagtaaaccggcgtttcaactcctggaaagcctccacggcagcaggagcccagttagctacatcggagcccttcttggtcatatccgtcaaaggtttcacaatgctagaaaaattagcgataaaacgacggtagaagttagcgaagcccaagaacttctgaagactcttaactgacgagggctgagtccaatcaagaatagctcggaccttgactgggtccatctccacagcagaaggggaaaaaatgaaccccaaaaagggaaccttctgtacaccaaagagacactttgagcccttgacaaacaaagaattttcacgcaaaattttaaagaccaacctgacctgctccacatgcgaatcccaattatcagaaaaaaccaaaatatcatccagataaacaatcaaaaatttatccagatacttccggaaaatgtcatgcataaaggactgaaaaactgaaggcgcattggagagcccaaaaggcatcaccaagtactcaaaatgaccttcgggcgtattgaatgcggttttccattcatcaccttgcttaatgcgcacaaggttgtacgcaccacgaaggtctatcttggtgaaccacttggcacccttaatccgggcaaacaagtcagacaacagcggtaaaggatactgaaatttgacagtgatcttatttaaaagccgataatcaatacaaggtctcaaagatccgtccttttttgccacaaaaaagaatcccgcaccaagaggggaagaagacggacgaatatgtcctttttccagagactccttgatatatgaacgcatagcggtatgttcaggtaccgacagattaaacagtcttcccttaggaaatttactgcctgggatcaaatctatagcacagtcacagtccctatgaggaggcagtgcactggactcagactcactgaagacatcctgataatcagacaaatactccggaacttccgaaggcgtagaagaagcaatagacacaggcagggaatcctcatgaataccacgacagccccaacttgagactgacatagccttccagtccaggactggattatgggtctgtaaccatggcagccctaaaacgaccaaatcatgcattttatgtaaaaccaggaaacgtatcacctcgcggtgttcaggagtcatgcacatggtaacctgagtccaatactgcggtttatttgctgccaatggtgtagcatcaatacccctaagaggaataggattttctaatggttcaagagtaaatccacagcgcttagcaaatgagagatccatgagactcagggcagcacctgaatctacaaacgccatgacaggataagatgacagtgagca from Ranitomeya variabilis isolate aRanVar5 chromosome 3, aRanVar5.hap1, whole genome shotgun sequence includes:
- the LOC143817800 gene encoding odorant receptor 131-2-like; this translates as MTLFQEDFFKEHIRSGNSSYSSSSWTFVRMSVIPPAVFCFGVFLYLMAVMLKIYFTTPNIRDSARYILFAHMLINDTLYLLVGFLLLLATVFAITFLVPVCYVLITLGSSTFRTTLYILMAMALERYISVCFPLRHVELCTGPRCKTTAIVIWVVGLVPCAADFISLMTSVRMDFFASYIKCNVNLLEITEMQKSLWSITLILSLALGVLIILYTYVNIMVVALKISSEKSSAFKASRTVALHAFQLLLYFASWSPPYTEMKHDAHYMRFIHFFALTCLPRFISPVIYGLRDEVLRKCIWNALGYRRH